A portion of the Cryptomeria japonica chromosome 5, Sugi_1.0, whole genome shotgun sequence genome contains these proteins:
- the LOC131875600 gene encoding uncharacterized protein LOC131875600: MAAPSAALFRFMVVLLGVTLLIEHSAEAVAFEFAFEFTNSAQGTSGGDRFDKEIGKGGALEIMNSSTKFIWKTFRQQSPASRKKVNTVSLIVESMNGIAYTNGDEIHFSAEYVADYTKDVKAEIRGVMYHEMTRVWQWDGHGNAPGGLIEGFADYVRLTAGLAPSHWVKPGSGDRWDHGYEVTAYFLQYCESIRPGFVAKMNAKLASGWDLGYFNALTGKSVDQLWKDYKAKYSSGT; this comes from the coding sequence ATGGCCGCTCCCTCGGCTGCACTGTTTCGTTTCATGGTCGTCCTGCTGGGCGTCACATTATTAATTGAGCACAGTGCTGAAGCAGTTGCATTCGAATTCGCATTCGAATTCACCAATTCTGCGCAAGGAACTTCAGGTGGTGATCGATTTGATAAAGAGATCGGCAAGGGGGGAGCACTGGAAATAATGAACTCCTCCACTAAATTTATCTGGAAAACCTTCCGTCAGCAATCACCTGCAAGTAGGAAGAAGGTGAATACAGTTTCTCTGATTGTGGAAAGCATGAACGGAATAGCGTATACGAATGGAGATGAAATCCACTTTAGCGCAGAATATGTTGCAGACTACACGAAAGACGTGAAGGCAGAAATAAGAGGAGTTATGTACCATGAGATGACACGCGTGTGGCAGTGGGACGGGCATGGAAATGCACCAGGTGGGCTCATCGAAGGGTTTGCAGATTATGTTCGGCTCACTGCTGGGTTGGCACCTTCTCACTGGGTTAAGCCCGGAAGTGGAGATAGATGGGACCATGGCTATGAGGTTACGGCATATTTCTTGCAGTACTGTGAGAGCATTAGGCCTGGCTTTGTTGCCAAGATGAACGCTAAGTTGGCGTCTGGATGGGACCTTGGATACTTTAATGCTCTCACAGGGAAATCTGTTGATCAGCTCTGGAAGGACTACAAGGCTAAGTATTCATCTGGCACTTAA